One segment of Pseudomonas asgharzadehiana DNA contains the following:
- a CDS encoding sensor histidine kinase — translation MRSIQRRLSLGLISVMVVVGVVLAQTSLWLFEAGLQRYLEAGLRNDAENLLVALVRGPNGVQLDEQRLSPAYQRPFSGHYFRIDFADVHWRSRSLWDQELPQLPEAGLKGNLQLGPEGQQLLVLRSDYKRFGHSISISVAQDYTPVRESFQLMRQIGLVLGLAALLLVLILQRLTVRRALRPLENARNQIAQLQQGQRSQLDTQVPQELEPLVAQINHLLAHTEDSLKRSRNALGNLGHALKTPLAVLLSAASSEALKDRPELSQLLRDQLEQVQQRLNRELNRARLAGETLPGALFDCEKELPGLLATLNMIHGEHLDLSYHAAPGLYLPWDREDLLELLGNLLDNACKWADAEIRLSVSDTGHVYLLTVEDDGPGIPEAQRDQVFSRGARLDEQTEGHGLGLGIVRDIVEVWGGVLQLQDSELGGLKVLIELPKRHA, via the coding sequence ATGAGGTCGATTCAGCGACGCCTGAGCCTGGGCCTGATCAGCGTGATGGTGGTCGTCGGTGTGGTGCTGGCGCAAACCAGCCTGTGGTTGTTCGAGGCCGGTTTGCAGCGTTACCTGGAAGCCGGGCTGCGTAACGACGCGGAAAACCTGTTGGTGGCGCTGGTGCGTGGGCCCAACGGCGTGCAGCTGGATGAGCAGCGTCTGTCGCCGGCCTATCAACGGCCGTTTTCCGGGCATTACTTTCGTATCGACTTTGCCGATGTGCACTGGCGTTCTCGTTCGCTGTGGGACCAGGAATTGCCCCAACTGCCCGAAGCCGGGCTCAAGGGCAACCTGCAACTGGGCCCCGAAGGCCAACAACTGCTGGTGCTGCGTTCGGACTACAAGCGCTTTGGCCACTCGATTTCCATCAGCGTGGCTCAGGACTACACACCGGTGCGGGAAAGTTTCCAGCTGATGCGTCAGATCGGCCTGGTGCTGGGCCTGGCGGCGCTGCTGTTGGTGTTGATCCTGCAACGGCTCACGGTGCGTCGCGCCCTGCGCCCGCTGGAAAACGCACGCAACCAGATCGCTCAGTTGCAACAGGGCCAACGCTCGCAACTCGACACCCAGGTGCCACAGGAGCTGGAGCCGCTGGTCGCGCAGATCAACCACCTGCTGGCCCACACCGAAGACAGCCTCAAGCGCTCCCGCAATGCCCTGGGTAACCTGGGGCATGCGCTGAAAACCCCGTTGGCCGTGTTATTGAGCGCAGCGTCAAGCGAGGCGCTCAAGGACCGCCCCGAACTGAGCCAACTGCTGCGCGACCAACTGGAACAAGTGCAGCAACGCCTCAACCGTGAACTCAACCGCGCACGGCTGGCCGGCGAAACCCTGCCGGGGGCGTTGTTCGACTGCGAAAAAGAACTGCCTGGCTTGCTCGCCACCCTGAACATGATCCACGGCGAACACCTGGACCTCAGCTACCACGCCGCCCCTGGCCTGTATCTGCCTTGGGACCGCGAAGACCTGCTGGAGCTGCTCGGCAACCTGCTGGACAACGCCTGTAAGTGGGCGGACGCCGAAATTCGCCTGAGCGTCAGCGATACCGGGCACGTTTACCTGCTGACGGTGGAAGACGACGGCCCCGGCATCCCCGAAGCCCAACGGGACCAGGTGTTCAGTCGTGGCGCGCGGCTGGACGAGCAGACTGAGGGCCACGGGCTTGGGTTGGGCATCGTGCGGGATATCGTCGAGGTGTGGGGTGGCGTGTTGCAATTGCAGGACAGTGAATTGGGTGGGCTCAAGGTGCTGATCGAACTGCCCAAGCGCCACGCCTGA
- a CDS encoding PepSY domain-containing protein: MKVNLRTGSRVALVLVVFCSSLQARDLNQDEALALRQQGVILPLEQLLQQAMARYPGSRMLEAELEKKHGQYAYEVELVTTEGVVREIKLDATTGALIKDEED; this comes from the coding sequence ATGAAGGTAAATTTACGCACCGGCAGTCGGGTGGCACTGGTGCTTGTGGTGTTCTGCTCAAGTTTGCAGGCCCGCGACCTCAACCAGGACGAAGCCCTCGCGTTGCGCCAGCAGGGCGTGATCCTGCCGCTGGAGCAGCTGTTGCAGCAGGCCATGGCGCGCTATCCGGGCTCCCGTATGCTAGAGGCCGAGCTTGAGAAAAAACACGGCCAATATGCTTATGAAGTGGAGCTGGTGACCACCGAGGGTGTGGTGCGCGAGATCAAACTTGACGCTACCACCGGTGCGCTGATTAAAGATGAGGAAGACTGA
- a CDS encoding methyl-accepting chemotaxis protein has protein sequence MSSAAQEVARSAQGASVAAQQTDAEGQAAKRVVDGSIAQIHALVNDIRSSGVSLDSLQQDVSSIVSVLSVIRSIAEQTNLLALNAAIEAARAGEAGRGFAVVADEVRALASRTQTSTQEIQGMIDRLQTGTVAAVDAMRRSSDAGDGTSAQANQAGASLDTMAQLIGTINSMNAQIASAAEEQTAVAEEINRSVHQIAVAVDNVADETQLSAQTSRSLADLGQRLGQLVGQFKI, from the coding sequence ATGTCGTCTGCGGCCCAGGAAGTTGCGCGCAGTGCGCAAGGCGCCTCCGTGGCGGCACAACAGACCGACGCCGAAGGCCAGGCCGCCAAGCGCGTGGTGGACGGCAGCATTGCGCAGATCCATGCGCTGGTGAATGACATCCGCAGCAGCGGCGTGTCCCTCGACAGCTTGCAGCAGGATGTGTCATCGATTGTCAGTGTGCTCAGCGTGATCCGTTCGATTGCCGAACAGACCAACCTGTTGGCCCTCAACGCGGCGATCGAGGCCGCGCGGGCAGGGGAGGCCGGCCGTGGTTTTGCGGTGGTCGCCGACGAAGTGCGCGCCCTGGCCAGCCGCACGCAGACCAGCACCCAGGAAATCCAGGGCATGATCGACCGCCTGCAAACCGGCACGGTGGCCGCCGTGGACGCGATGCGCCGCTCCAGTGATGCCGGCGACGGCACCTCCGCCCAGGCCAACCAAGCTGGGGCGTCGCTGGACACCATGGCCCAGTTGATCGGCACCATCAACTCGATGAACGCGCAAATTGCCAGCGCCGCCGAAGAGCAGACCGCCGTCGCCGAAGAGATCAACCGCAGCGTGCATCAGATTGCCGTGGCGGTGGACAACGTGGCCGATGAGACGCAGTTGAGCGCGCAGACCTCGCGCAGCCTGGCCGACCTTGGCCAGCGGCTCGGACAACTGGTGGGGCAATTCAAGATCTGA
- a CDS encoding response regulator transcription factor, whose protein sequence is MRLLLVEDNVPLADELLAGLQRQGYAVDWLADGRDAAYQGRSEPYDLIILDLGLPGLPGLEVLAQWRAAALATPVLVLTARDSWAERIEGLKAGADDYLSKPFHPEELHLRIQALLRRSHGQANQPTLQAAGLHLDEGRQCVLRGGEEIQLTAAEFRLLRYFMLHPEQILSKSHLAEHLYDGETERDSNVLEVHVNHLRRKLGRSVIETRRGQGYRFGANPA, encoded by the coding sequence ATGCGCCTGCTGCTGGTAGAAGACAATGTACCCCTGGCCGATGAACTGCTGGCCGGCTTGCAGCGCCAGGGCTATGCCGTGGACTGGCTGGCTGACGGGCGCGACGCCGCTTACCAGGGCCGCAGCGAACCCTATGATCTGATCATCCTCGACCTTGGCCTGCCCGGTTTGCCTGGCCTCGAAGTGCTGGCGCAATGGCGCGCCGCCGCGCTCGCCACTCCGGTGCTCGTGCTCACCGCCCGCGACTCCTGGGCCGAGCGTATCGAAGGGCTCAAGGCCGGTGCCGACGATTACCTGAGCAAACCCTTTCACCCTGAAGAGCTGCACCTGCGCATCCAGGCGCTGTTGCGCCGGTCCCACGGCCAGGCCAACCAACCCACCCTGCAAGCCGCCGGCCTGCACTTGGATGAAGGCCGCCAATGCGTGTTGCGCGGCGGCGAAGAGATCCAGCTCACCGCCGCGGAATTTCGCCTGCTGCGCTATTTCATGCTGCACCCCGAGCAGATCCTGTCGAAAAGCCACCTGGCCGAGCATTTGTATGATGGCGAGACCGAACGCGATTCCAATGTGCTGGAAGTCCACGTCAACCACCTGCGCCGCAAGTTGGGCCGCAGCGTGATCGAAACCCGGCGTGGCCAGGGTTACCGGTTTGGCGCCAACCCCGCATGA
- a CDS encoding Na+/H+ antiporter family protein, whose product MNAVIAAVGTMLVLSLSRVHVVIAIIVGALVGGLAGGLGIEATLKAFNGGLGGGATVALSYALLGAFAVAIAKSGLAHALADKALLLVDRQDATGGSHVKWLLIGLLWVVAIASQNILPIHIAFIPLLVPPLLYVLTKLQLDRRLIACVMTFGLITPYMFLPVGFGNIFLNQILLANVAGSGVDISQVNVTHAMSLPALGMVAGLLVAVFISYRKKRVYDLEKIERVEQVAVQYNPLTLLVAGLAIASAFIIQLWLDSMIIGALAGFLIFSVSGIVRWRDTDDLFTEGMKMMAMIGFIMIAASGFAEVLKATGDVRSLVQASAAFIGHSRGVGALLMLLVGLLVTMGIGSSFSTVPILAAIFVPLCVQLGFSPMAIVCIVGTAGALGDAGSPASDSTLGPTSGLNIDGQHHHIWDTVVPTFLHYNLPLLAFGWLAAMTL is encoded by the coding sequence ATTAACGCAGTCATCGCCGCGGTCGGCACCATGCTGGTGCTCAGCCTGTCCCGCGTGCATGTAGTCATTGCCATTATTGTCGGCGCCCTGGTGGGTGGTCTGGCCGGTGGCCTGGGCATCGAGGCCACGCTCAAGGCCTTCAATGGCGGCTTGGGTGGGGGCGCGACCGTGGCGTTGTCCTACGCACTGCTCGGCGCTTTCGCGGTGGCTATTGCCAAGTCCGGCCTGGCTCATGCGCTGGCGGACAAGGCCCTGTTGCTGGTCGACCGCCAGGACGCCACGGGTGGCAGCCACGTCAAATGGCTGTTGATCGGCCTGTTGTGGGTGGTTGCGATTGCCTCGCAGAACATTCTGCCGATCCACATCGCGTTTATTCCGCTGTTGGTGCCGCCGCTGCTGTACGTGCTGACCAAACTGCAACTGGACCGCCGCCTGATCGCCTGCGTAATGACCTTCGGCCTGATCACCCCCTATATGTTCCTGCCGGTGGGCTTCGGCAATATCTTCCTCAACCAGATCCTGCTGGCCAACGTCGCCGGCAGCGGCGTGGACATCAGCCAGGTCAACGTGACCCACGCCATGAGCCTGCCGGCCTTGGGCATGGTGGCCGGCCTGCTGGTGGCGGTGTTTATCAGCTACCGCAAAAAACGCGTGTACGACCTGGAGAAAATCGAGCGGGTCGAGCAAGTGGCGGTGCAGTACAACCCGCTGACCCTGCTGGTGGCCGGTCTGGCGATTGCTTCGGCGTTCATCATTCAACTGTGGCTGGACTCGATGATCATCGGCGCCCTTGCCGGGTTCCTGATCTTCTCGGTGTCGGGCATCGTGCGCTGGCGCGATACCGACGACCTGTTCACCGAAGGCATGAAGATGATGGCCATGATCGGCTTCATCATGATCGCCGCCTCAGGGTTTGCCGAAGTGCTCAAGGCCACCGGTGACGTGCGTTCGCTGGTGCAAGCCTCGGCGGCGTTTATCGGCCATAGCCGTGGTGTCGGCGCCTTGCTGATGCTGTTGGTGGGCCTGTTGGTGACCATGGGGATCGGCTCGTCGTTTTCCACGGTGCCGATCCTCGCCGCGATTTTTGTGCCGCTGTGCGTGCAACTGGGCTTCAGCCCGATGGCCATCGTGTGCATCGTCGGTACGGCCGGTGCGCTGGGCGATGCGGGCTCGCCGGCGTCGGACTCCACCCTCGGCCCTACCTCCGGGCTGAATATTGACGGCCAGCACCACCATATCTGGGACACCGTGGTGCCGACCTTCCTGCACTACAACCTGCCGTTGCTGGCATTTGGCTGGTTGGCCGCCATGACCCTGTAA
- a CDS encoding AI-2E family transporter yields MNQTTLQFKTLLLLLVLVTIAFIWILLPFYGAVFWAVILGIIFAPMQRRLQQRLGWNRNLLSLTTLMVCLVIAILPVIITSALLVQEGAALYKNIESGKLDVAGYIEQFKHFLPPYFQHLLDRFGMGNLEGLREKIVKSAMQGSQFFATQAFSFGQGTFDFLVSFFIMLYLLFFLLRDGPELVRKVRTAVPLAEPQKRRLQLKFNRVVRATVKGNVLVAVTQGALGGLIFWFLDIPSALLWAVLMAFLSLLPAVGAGLVWGPVAAYFLLSGSIWQGVVLGLFGVFVIGLVDNVLRPILVGKDTKMPDYLILISTLGGLSVFGLNGFVIGPLVAALFMSSWALFVESKPRVKLPLP; encoded by the coding sequence ATGAATCAAACCACTCTGCAATTCAAGACCCTGCTGTTGTTGCTGGTCCTGGTGACTATCGCGTTTATCTGGATATTGCTGCCGTTTTACGGCGCGGTGTTCTGGGCGGTGATCCTGGGCATCATCTTTGCGCCGATGCAGCGCCGCCTGCAGCAACGCCTCGGCTGGAACCGCAACCTGTTGTCCCTGACCACCTTGATGGTGTGCCTGGTGATTGCGATTCTGCCGGTGATCATCACCAGCGCCTTGCTGGTGCAAGAGGGCGCGGCGCTCTACAAGAACATCGAGAGCGGCAAGCTCGACGTGGCCGGTTATATCGAGCAGTTCAAGCACTTTCTGCCGCCGTACTTCCAGCATCTGCTGGACCGCTTTGGCATGGGCAACCTGGAAGGGCTGCGTGAGAAGATCGTCAAGAGCGCGATGCAGGGCAGCCAGTTCTTTGCCACCCAGGCGTTCAGCTTCGGCCAGGGGACGTTTGATTTCCTGGTGAGCTTTTTCATCATGCTGTATTTGCTGTTCTTCCTGCTGCGCGACGGCCCGGAACTGGTGCGCAAAGTGCGCACGGCGGTACCGCTGGCCGAACCACAGAAGCGTCGTCTACAGCTCAAGTTCAACCGGGTAGTGCGCGCCACGGTCAAGGGCAACGTGCTGGTAGCCGTGACCCAGGGCGCGCTGGGCGGTTTGATCTTCTGGTTCCTGGACATTCCCAGCGCGTTGCTCTGGGCGGTGTTGATGGCGTTTCTGTCGCTGCTGCCGGCGGTGGGGGCTGGGCTGGTGTGGGGGCCGGTGGCCGCGTACTTCCTGCTCAGCGGTTCGATCTGGCAGGGCGTGGTGCTGGGCCTGTTTGGCGTGTTTGTGATCGGGCTGGTGGATAACGTGCTGCGTCCGATCCTGGTGGGCAAAGACACCAAGATGCCGGACTACTTGATCCTTATCTCGACCCTGGGCGGTTTATCGGTGTTCGGCCTCAACGGGTTCGTGATCGGGCCGCTGGTGGCGGCGCTGTTCATGTCCAGTTGGGCGCTGTTTGTCGAAAGCAAGCCGCGGGTCAAGCTGCCACTGCCTTGA
- the trhP gene encoding prephenate-dependent tRNA uridine(34) hydroxylase TrhP produces MPLLLSPELLAPAGTLKNMRYAFAYGADAVYAGQPRYSLRVRNNEFDHANLALGIDEAHAQGKRFYVVVNIAPHNAKLKTFLKDLAPVIAMGPDALIMSDPGLIMLVRRHFPQMPIHLSVQANTVNWASVEFWQQQGICRVILSRELSLEEIGEIRQQVPAMELEVFVHGALCMAYSGRCLLSGYMNKRDANQGSCTNACRWKYQATPAVENTTGEIVQAYQPTLGIGTPTDQVFVLQEANRPDEHMPAFEDEHGTYIMNAKDLRAVQHVERLTHMGVHSLKIEGRTKSHFYCARTTQVYRRAIDDAVAGRAFDRNLMTDLESLAQRGYTEGFLRRHVHDEYQNYQNGSSVSERQQFVGELTGERRGELAEVKVKNRFAVGDHLELMTPAGNLHFDLDTLHNSKGQAIDVAPGDGHTVYVHVPAQMDLRFGLLMRDV; encoded by the coding sequence ATGCCTCTGCTCCTTAGCCCTGAACTGTTGGCCCCCGCCGGCACCCTGAAAAACATGCGCTACGCCTTCGCCTACGGTGCCGATGCGGTATACGCCGGCCAGCCGCGCTACAGCTTGCGCGTGCGCAATAACGAGTTCGACCACGCCAACCTGGCCCTCGGCATCGACGAAGCCCATGCGCAAGGCAAGCGCTTTTACGTGGTGGTGAACATCGCGCCGCACAATGCCAAGCTCAAGACCTTTCTCAAAGACCTGGCCCCGGTGATCGCCATGGGCCCGGATGCGCTGATCATGTCCGACCCGGGGCTGATCATGCTGGTGCGCCGACACTTCCCACAGATGCCGATTCACTTGTCGGTACAGGCCAATACCGTGAACTGGGCCAGCGTCGAGTTCTGGCAGCAGCAAGGGATTTGCCGGGTGATCCTGTCGCGGGAGCTGTCCCTGGAAGAGATCGGCGAAATCCGCCAGCAGGTGCCGGCCATGGAGCTGGAGGTGTTTGTGCATGGCGCCTTGTGCATGGCCTATTCCGGCCGCTGCCTGCTGTCGGGGTATATGAACAAGCGCGACGCCAACCAAGGCAGTTGCACCAACGCCTGCCGCTGGAAATACCAGGCCACGCCGGCGGTGGAAAACACCACGGGGGAGATCGTCCAGGCGTATCAGCCGACCCTGGGGATTGGCACGCCGACCGACCAGGTGTTTGTGCTGCAGGAAGCCAACCGCCCCGACGAGCACATGCCCGCCTTCGAAGACGAGCACGGCACCTACATCATGAACGCCAAGGATTTGCGCGCGGTGCAGCATGTTGAGCGTTTGACCCACATGGGCGTGCATTCGCTGAAGATCGAAGGTCGCACCAAGTCGCACTTCTATTGCGCGCGCACCACCCAGGTGTATCGCCGGGCCATCGATGACGCCGTGGCCGGTCGCGCGTTCGACCGCAACTTGATGACAGACCTCGAATCCCTGGCCCAACGCGGCTACACCGAAGGCTTCCTGCGCCGCCATGTGCACGACGAGTACCAGAACTACCAGAACGGCAGCTCGGTGTCCGAGCGCCAGCAGTTTGTCGGCGAGTTAACCGGCGAGCGCCGGGGCGAATTGGCCGAGGTCAAGGTGAAGAACCGTTTTGCCGTGGGGGATCACTTGGAATTGATGACGCCCGCCGGCAACCTCCACTTTGACCTGGACACCTTGCACAACAGCAAGGGCCAAGCCATTGACGTGGCGCCGGGGGACGGGCACACGGTGTACGTGCACGTTCCGGCGCAGATGGACCTGCGTTTTGGCCTGCTGATGCGTGACGTGTAA
- a CDS encoding PepSY domain-containing protein: MKRLTALVAAVIIACAAPQAGAVDPDKPLVVPGTVTIVAFDQLEATALALHPGSTLLDTDLDEAYGKYVYEVELQDRNGIEWDVELDALTGQVLKNHQDT; the protein is encoded by the coding sequence ATGAAACGCCTCACCGCTCTGGTCGCCGCCGTTATCATCGCCTGTGCGGCGCCCCAGGCCGGAGCCGTGGACCCGGACAAACCACTGGTCGTACCCGGCACTGTTACAATTGTCGCCTTTGACCAACTGGAAGCCACGGCCCTGGCCCTGCACCCCGGTTCTACGCTGCTGGACACCGACCTGGATGAGGCCTACGGCAAGTACGTTTATGAGGTCGAGCTGCAAGATCGCAACGGTATCGAATGGGACGTTGAATTGGACGCGCTCACCGGGCAGGTTCTCAAGAATCATCAGGATACGTAA
- the queD gene encoding 6-carboxytetrahydropterin synthase QueD, which yields MEIFKEFTFESAHRLPHVPDGHKCGRLHGHSFKVAIHLSGDLDPYTGWIRDFSEIKAIFKPLYERLDHNYLNDIPGLENPTSEVLAKWIWNELKPLLPELSAIRIHETCTSGCIYRGE from the coding sequence GTGGAAATCTTCAAGGAATTTACATTCGAATCCGCCCACCGCCTGCCGCACGTGCCGGACGGCCATAAATGCGGGCGCCTGCATGGGCATTCGTTCAAGGTGGCTATCCACCTGAGCGGCGACCTGGATCCCTATACCGGCTGGATTCGCGACTTCTCGGAGATCAAGGCGATTTTCAAGCCGCTCTATGAACGCCTCGACCACAACTACCTCAATGACATCCCCGGCCTGGAAAACCCGACCAGCGAAGTGCTGGCCAAGTGGATCTGGAACGAACTCAAACCCCTGTTGCCGGAACTCAGCGCAATTCGCATCCACGAGACCTGCACCAGTGGCTGTATTTATCGCGGCGAATAA
- a CDS encoding shikimate 5-dehydrogenase, which translates to MQMHPNKDTQLCMSLSARPGNFGLRFHNHLYEQLGLNFYYKAFSSQDLPGAIGGIRALGVRGCGVSMPFKEAAIALVDELDASVQAIDSLNTIVNTNGHLKAYNTDYIAVEQLLKTHAVPKDSTFALRGSGGMAKAVASALLDGGYANGVIVARNEAAGRRLAQNLGYEWQADLGGLRPRMLVNVTPIGMTGGPEADALAFEADAIDKAETVFDVVAIPAETPLIVRGRAKGKRVITGLEVIAIQALEQFVLYTGVRPTQAQFEKAVAFARS; encoded by the coding sequence ATGCAGATGCACCCCAACAAGGACACCCAACTGTGCATGTCGCTGTCCGCCCGCCCTGGCAATTTCGGCCTGCGATTTCATAACCACCTGTATGAACAGCTGGGTCTGAATTTTTACTATAAGGCCTTCAGCAGCCAGGATTTGCCCGGCGCGATCGGCGGTATCCGGGCTTTGGGGGTTCGGGGTTGCGGGGTGTCCATGCCGTTCAAAGAGGCTGCCATTGCCTTAGTGGACGAACTCGACGCTTCGGTTCAAGCGATTGACTCACTGAACACCATCGTCAACACCAACGGCCACCTCAAGGCCTATAACACGGACTACATTGCGGTCGAGCAACTGCTCAAGACGCATGCGGTGCCCAAGGACTCGACCTTCGCCCTGCGCGGCAGCGGCGGCATGGCCAAGGCCGTGGCCAGTGCCTTGCTTGACGGCGGTTATGCCAACGGTGTGATCGTGGCGCGCAACGAGGCGGCGGGGCGCCGATTGGCGCAGAACCTGGGGTATGAATGGCAGGCCGACCTTGGCGGGTTGCGCCCACGGATGTTGGTCAACGTGACACCGATTGGCATGACCGGTGGGCCTGAGGCCGATGCGTTGGCGTTCGAGGCCGATGCTATCGATAAAGCCGAAACAGTGTTCGATGTGGTGGCAATCCCCGCCGAAACACCGTTGATTGTGCGGGGGCGGGCCAAGGGCAAGCGGGTGATTACCGGGCTGGAAGTGATTGCGATCCAGGCGCTGGAGCAGTTTGTGCTTTACACCGGTGTGCGACCAACCCAGGCACAGTTCGAAAAAGCCGTGGCATTTGCCCGAAGCTGA